The Anomaloglossus baeobatrachus isolate aAnoBae1 chromosome 4, aAnoBae1.hap1, whole genome shotgun sequence genome contains the following window.
AGACCTACATacacaaattaaagggaacctgtcacccacttttttggcgtataagctgcggccaccaccaccgggctcttatatacagcattctaacatgctgtatataagagcccaggccgctgtgagaacataaaaaacactttataatacttacctaacggtcatgcggtgggccatatgggcgtctccgttctctggtgccggcgccgcctctttcggccatctttgtccttcttctgaagcctgtgtgcatgacgcgtctacggcaTACACACTCGCcaatcctgcgcaggtgcactacaatactttgatctgccctgctcagggcagatcaaagtgcgcctgctcaggacctgaatgccggcaagtgtggatgacgtcggacgcgtcatgcaccacggctacagaagaaggaggatgaagatggtcgaaagaggcggcgccagcacgGGAAAactgagacacccatatgacctaccgcacgaccgttaggtaagtattataaaggtttttttatgttctcacagtggcctgagctcttaaatacagcatgttagaatgctgtatataagagtccggtggtggtggccgcagcttatacgccaaaaaagtggtgacaagttccctttaaggaaaaaggGAGGAAAATATTCTTCCTCACCATAAGCGGAAGCCTAACATGAAACTTTTGGATCCAGTAAAATATCTATAATATTGCCCCTCATCGACCATGATCTATTTATAATATTGGTTATATAGTACACGGGCTTccatttaaggctactttcacacatccggtttgagcagtgcggctcaatccggctgtgaaacctatgcaacggatgcggcgaaaacaccgcatcctttgcataagtttttacatgcggcccgtccgtttttttccggttgcggcacgctactgagcatgtgcagtggaagaaaccgcatgcagtggccggatgcgtttttttccgcatcgcgccgcatccggcgtccataggcatgcattgaaaaatgcgccgcagcagctggatgcggcgcgatgcggttttttttgccggagcaaaaaacgttgcaggcaacattccatccggccgcggcatcggctaaatctgccgcatgcggcaaaaaccggactgaacgcaagcccaatgcggcacaatacggcactaatgtaagtctatgcaaaaaaacccgcaaccggcggcaaaaaaaacagttgcggtttttctgcagagcgccgtattgtgccgcagagcaaaaaccggatttgtgaaagtagcctaagccttaATCATATAAAACAGCCAATTCCTTTTATGCACGAACAAAAATTGCCTTTGAAAACTAATCAATGGCAGTACAGTAGAAGGCACTTTCGTGCGGAGTATAAACCACCTCTATTAAGTTTCTCCTTAGATCTGTCAACGCTAGATATTTTCAGGTTTAGATTAAAACAATTATTATACATTCTCTTTAATTACTATGAACTGAGCCATTGTGATAGCACATTGTCTTTCAGGAAGTTCGACGGTCATGTTACAGTCTCTTCCGTTGGCTTTCTTTGATCTCTCTTGAACTGATTCCACTCATCTCGAAAAACTGCCTGAAAAATTGATAGAAGTGTAATTTTTCCATCTTGACCTTGGCGGCCAACCAGGAAATAGACAAACGGATTTATGCTACTgttaatggcacaaaacagagaaaaaaggtccATGATGGGAAAAGATGGCATGGAATGGTGTTTGTACCATACAAGCAATAACACTCTCATGGGCATTCCGAACACTAGGAAAACTAAGACTGTTACCCCAATGACAATATATAACTTCTTATGCTGTCGATGTTGAGAACTTGCCCATACTTTGATGAGCAAAATAAGACTAGAAACGGTCATGGATGGTATAAAAATGGCAAAGCTAAAGCTACAAATTATGATAAAGGTGATTTTACATTCCCTACTGGACTCCTTAAGAATACCTTTACGGTTATAGGTTATATTGTAACAAAAGGCAAACTCAAGGGCACAGAGAATGCAAGAGTTGATCCATATTAGGGTACAGACAATTGAAGACATGTGCCTTGGTCTGTTACAATGATACCAAATGGGAAATAGAACAGACAAGCATCTTTCTATGCTTATAGCTGTTAGAAGACATAGGCTAGTGTTGTAGCCAAAGAGACAAGCTAGAGTTAATGTACTTATCACATTAATAACATGTTCATCCTCGTACTGTGATTCCAAGTGTGGTATCAGTGCAAAAAAcaatgcaaaaatgtgcaaaataaagGCAAACAGCAAAAATGCCGCGTCAGCCAGAGCAAGGTTAAAAATATAGATGGAGGAAGTGGTTCTCTTAATCTTAAATGAGAGGTACCAGACTACAAGGCCATTGCCAGTCATACCGAACACTGATAAGATGATGGTCACTGGCGAGATCATTATGTTGAACACTGGTTTGAAGAATAAGGTATCATTATTCCAGTATGGTGTTTCTCGAAACATAATTACAGTACTTGTGTTTCCAGATTCCATTATTAATCGAGGAGAAAAAGGGCGAAAAGTAGAGATTAAAATTAAAACATAAAAATAacacaaagtattgtagtgtgtgaTCTTAGTAGATACCAGTGATCACATAGGCACAAAGCAACCAGATCCTTTATGATGCTTTAGATTGATGGAGTCATTTTCCGTATTCTTATTTGTTTAGGTTGATTGGCAAACAGTCTCTGAATTATATATTTCTTCCAGAAGTAAACATGCTAAGCTGTTCCTGTCGTCTACCATCTGCTGCTTTTACCACCATTAATTCTGTAGAAAATAAATGAAATGATGCAATATTAATCACCAAACATAAAACAACAAGCCGTGAAAAAGGCTTTACTGGTCTAGTGCCCCAACCCAACAAGCTTTCCCAAACCAATAACAAAAGCTATCAAAGTAACCCAAGTACAACACAGATATTAGCGCTTTATTTGTACATTACAAGATAGAATTCCCAATAATCACTTTTGTCTTTTGAAGCAGAGCCGTGCTCAGTCCCCATTTACTAAGATTTCAGAAGATGAGTAGTCATTACATATATGGCTCCTTCCTCTTAGTTCATTTTAAAACATGAGGCTTTTTGGATTTGGCTTCGAGGATAGGAGTCATAATTCACATAATGTAGTATTTTGTTTTTTACTACAAAGTAAGAGGACTTACTCAACATAATATCCCCAGATACATTGCTCAAGATTACATGTAGGGAGCTAGATCCACATGGCTACCAAGCACAAATCAAGTTTGCCCTACTATTTATAAAGTACGTTGACCAACATGCACAAATACTAATGTTATAATCTGTTtgtagaaaaaaatccagcatctcGTCCGGTTGAAATGTAGATAAAATCAACTTTTATTCCATTGTATTAAAAATTCCAAAACAGGGGATCATAAAAAACCATACTCAGTGCACATTTGTAGGAGacgcttacgcgtttcggactgtttGTCCCTTATCATAGCATGCTTGTTCTCATGTGAGaaccccttttaaccccttcactaccaatgatggatatatccgtcatgaatcgtgtgaggttaatctccGCCCCCTGCCCccctaattttattaatttatatagcgctattaattccacagcgctttacatacattggcaacactgtctccattggggctcacaatctagagtccctatctgtatgtccttGGAGTATGGGAggcaaccggagtacccggaggaaacccacgcaaacacggggagaacatacaaactccttgcagatggtgtccttggtaggatttgaacccaggaccccagcgctgcaaggctgcagtgctaaccatatcagctgttttcaacagctgacgtgtgcctgcaagttacgagtggaatcgcgttccacctgcaacttttaaccccttacatctcgctttcaaagtctggcagcgagatgtatatgtgcgcggccattactttcacttaccgccacccccaccggaagtcacgtgcgtgatcaagtGACTTTCagtttcagtggttgccatggtagcacagggtcatgtgatgacgcctgtagctaccatGAGTCACTTTCTTTCAGTGCTGGCATAGTGCCAACACAgagagtaaagcagcaaatctccaGTTCTCAGctatgtagctgagatctacagatagggcagagagatcagattgttgatctatatagccccctagggggactagtaaaataaaaaaaaaagtaaaaaaaaagtaaaaaaaataaaacaaaaacctaaaagttcaaatcagcccccctttcgccccattgaaaattaaagggttaaaaaaataaaaaaatatgcacatatttggtattgccgcattcagaaacgcctgatctatcaaactgtaaaatcaattcatctgatcagtaaatggcgtagcggcaaaaaaattccaaactccaaacttACATTCTTTGGTcgacgcaagttttgcgcaaaatgcaataacagacgatcaaaatgtagcatctgcgcaaaaatgataccattagaaacatcagctcgagatgccaaaaaataagccatcactgagccatagatcccgaaaaatgagaacgctacaggtttcagaaaatggtgcaaaaagtgcgccacttttattggacaggctaatgatttttttttttaacatttttagatacaagtaaacctatacatgtttggtgtctacaaacttgcaccaggcatcacaatgacacatcatgtttaccatatagtgaacacggtgaataaaatatcccaaaaactattgtgcgatcacactttttttgaagtttttccacacttagaatttttttgctgttttccagtacactatatgggaaaacgtatggttttatttaaaattacaacttgtcctgcaaaaaacaagccctcatatggcaagattaacagaaaaattaaaaagttacggctctcggaagaaggggagtaaaaaaaacaacccaaaaacggaaaacgccctggggctgaaggggttaatactggcTATGAAGGGAAATGAGGTAACAGGAAATAGCAGCAACAATTTGCATGAGTCTTAATTTTACAAACTATTTTTCACATGTGGTTCCTATGCTTACTAACAGTATTCTACAATTATATCCATTCCTGTCCCATTATTGGATCTAAGATTACCACTGCTATCCACCATATATCCATACAAAATCCACAAAGAAACTCTTATTATTCAATAAACCAATTTTTCAAAGATGTCAATGTATATTACTAACATGTTACActttggggcactttgcacactacgtcatcgcaagctgatgcttgcgatgccgagtgcgatagtccccgcccccgtcgcagcagcgatatcttgtgattgctgccgtagcgaacattatggctacggcagcttTCCATGCAGTCACCTGCTCTGcggcatcgctctggccggcgaaccgcctccttcctaaggatgtCAACTGTGGGAAGTTTTAAATGTGGCCAAAGGATGTGTAAACTTATGTGAATACATGAACAATGTGAAAAAGTTCAAATCAACTAGCACTGGAATAGAATATTCCATAAAAATGTTCATAAACTGTAGCCACACTCGTAGTTTATTTAGTCACCTGTGAAGCCTGCCAAATGCAATATGTGGGCAGTACATCACGCCCACTAAGTAAAAGAATATAGGAGCATGTTTACAATACTAACAATTGCAGCACCACGAGCCCATCCGGAGCTTCGCAACATTTTTCCACTGTGCATGGAGGACTTTTAAAAAACTGTCGGGTAAATGCAatagaaactgtgaaagcatgcaaaaGAGGAGGcaacagactaaggctatgtgcacacgctgcatttttttgacgctgcgtttttggccgctaaaaacgcacccgcggcaaaaaactgcggcaaaaaacgcacgcgtttttgccgcaatttggtacgtttttgctgcgtcttgctgcatttttgatctctgcgtttttctgcgtttttccaatgcattgcatgaggggaaaacgcagaaaaacgcaggaaagaattgacatgtccatttttttttaagctcaaaaacacagcttaaaaaagaAGTTGTGCGcgtacagcaaaaatgaaaactcatagactttgctggggaagcaaagtcatgcagttttgaggccaaaaacgcacgcgaaaaacgtgcaaaatcgccaccaaaaacgcactgtgtgaacttaccctaaaacaACTACATAAAAGAGAGGCAATGTGGATCATGAAACTCAACACTAAATGGCCAATAGGCATGAACAAGAAAACGGACATAATGTATCTATATTGAGGCAATTGTTTCTCCATCTGTGAACAAGTGTggggttttttgttgttgttttttgtttctttttttttatgtttttgtcttCCTGAACAATATACAGAACAATAAGTAATAGCACTGCTCTATGATGAAAAAAAAGTGTAACATGTTAGTAATATACATTGACATCTTTGAAAAATTAGTTTATTGAACAATAAGAGTTTCTTTGTGGATTTTGTATGGATATATGGTGGATAGCAGTGGTAATCTTAGATCCAATAATGGGACAGGAATGGATATAATTGTAGAATACTATTAGTAAGCATAGAAACCACATGTGAAAAATAGTTTGTAAAATTAAGATACATGCAAATTGTTGCTTCTATTTCCTGTTCAACAAACTATATGAAAAAGGGAGTGTTGCAACCACGAAAATCAATAGCAAATTTGTACATTGGATACCAAAAATTACTCCTTGGTATGCATAATAAAGGAGCAtgaaaaagtgcaaagtgcaataaagTGTGCAGAATTATGAACAAGACCTGGCCTCCGGTGCTAACTAATACAGACAGCCGGTTCGTTCATATACAAAATGAAGTGTCGACGCATACCAAGTGCAATTGCATAAATCAACCAGTTTTGATCATACAGGTTAGTCAAAAAATCaatcaaacacttatcgtgtggGGAGGGTTCATGTGCGTGTCCTAGAATTGCCCCAGCTTGCCAATCGATTTCAGGACAGCATAATGTCAGGATAAGGGGGCCCCCTTATCCTGACATTATGCTGTCCTGAAATCGATTGGCAAGCcttatatcaagcctcctgatgatccgtgtctggagaaacgcgttgaggcgaaaCTGGCGAAATCTCTATTATCACCCCAGAATCACCAGTAACGTCTGAGGTTAGTCTGAATTTGGTGTTCATGTGTGTTTGTTCCAGTCCATCTGTCCACTGAGCATGAGTGTACCCTGTTTATAACCCTTGACTTTATCTATTTTTCACCATCTTATTTGAGGGTCCATTTAGGGATatcacagggtcagccaccgccaagtgggggcgccatttttgcagttatcagggtgccgacccccgcggtaggtagtggacaggagggagggctattgtaaagggtgAGCATCTTACCTCCTCCCTTTATTTTTTCCTCTTAAGTaatttgcacaaaggttgtggattttaataagtatTAATAAAACTAAATTTCTAAAGGGTTATATAATTTTCTATTTCCTGTTACCTCATTTCCCTTCATAGCCCGTATTAAAAGGGGTTCTCACATGAGAACAAGTATGCTATGCCTAAGGACAAACAGTCTGAAACGCGTAAGCGTCTCCTACAAATGTGCACTGAGTATGTTTTTTATGATCCCCTGTTTTGGAATTTTTAATACAATGGAATAAAAGTTGATTTTATTTACATTTCAACCGGACgagatgctggatttttttctacaAACATGTCTCTTGGATTGCCTGGTATCCTTCCTTGCACCGCCTGGTCTTAATTAGACTTAGAAGACTTCTGGAAAAGAATCTGGGTGAGCTGATAAAAAAACTGCTCTCAATTTATTAATGTTATAATTTGTATGTTTTTAAACAACAAAGGATGTAAAAGTGACACAAACATGATAGCAATAATAAGTAACAAGGCATATTAATCTTTACATTAATTAAAAAATTCCAAAAAGTCAAATAGCTAATAGAAATTAATAAACAGTTCTGATGTCTACCAAAAACTCCTGAAGGAGAATGCCTGGCCGTCAGttcgtgacctcaagctgaagcacaCTTGGGATATGCAGCAGGACAGTGATTCAAAAC
Protein-coding sequences here:
- the LOC142301682 gene encoding proto-oncogene Mas-like → MESGNTSTVIMFRETPYWNNDTLFFKPVFNIMISPVTIILSVFGMTGNGLVVWYLSFKIKRTTSSIYIFNLALADAAFLLFAFILHIFALFFALIPHLESQYEDEHVINVISTLTLACLFGYNTSLCLLTAISIERCLSVLFPIWYHCNRPRHMSSIVCTLIWINSCILCALEFAFCYNITYNRKGILKESSRECKITFIIICSFSFAIFIPSMTVSSLILLIKVWASSQHRQHKKLYIVIGVTVLVFLVFGMPMRVLLLVWYKHHSMPSFPIMDLFSLFCAINSSINPFVYFLVGRQGQDGKITLLSIFQAVFRDEWNQFKRDQRKPTEETVT